One region of Chanodichthys erythropterus isolate Z2021 chromosome 24, ASM2448905v1, whole genome shotgun sequence genomic DNA includes:
- the zgc:158398 gene encoding transmembrane protein 248 isoform X2, with amino-acid sequence MGKWRPVSNLRDRVSRHPPVVVFFLSLLILSITFVCVGLYSQNHDIKNPDISVDWNGVLGSIAGFKFCTHLNDTDAPLEEDSPRMVEHADRTNVSTSTAHVSLQVPLVFIGDIPDDTVISATMLGSQLGMKGAAAKASVNISLLLHTDVPDNQTPAGTKARQPLTCLHFTALTHVLPQTPSPPECTVAENAGENASPVRTVAVESYKHNSPHCFSLEFKPDPHLTVLLTKDEKALCRYHLLLVSVALLVICVLMSLCGSFSSHSPHSYQGNDLQKELLLSP; translated from the exons ATGGGTAAGTGGAGGCCTGTGTCTAACCTGAGAGATCGGGTATCTCGACACCCTCCAGTGGTTGTGTTCTTCCTCAGTCTTCTGATCCTCTCCATAACGTTCGTCTGCGTTGGACTTTACTCTCAGAATCACGACATCAAGAACCCTGACATAAGTGTG GACTGGAACGGGGTTCTGGGCTCTATCGCGGGTTTTAAGTTCTGCACACATCTGAACGACACGGATGCACCGCTGGAGGAAGACTCTCCCCGTATGGTGGAGCATGCAGATAGGACAAATGTTTCCACGAGCACTGCTCATGTTTCTTTACAGGTGCCGCTGGTGTTTATAGGGGACATCCCAGATGATACTGTCATTAGTGCAACAATGCTGGGCAGCCAGCTGGGCATGAaag GGGCTGCAGCGAAAGCATCCGTGAACATATCTCTGCTCCTCCACACGGATGTTCCCGACAATCAAACTCCTGCCGGGACGAAGGCCAGACAACCGCTGACCTGTCTTCATTTCACTGCCCTGACCCACGTTCTCCCTCAAACTCC GTCACCTCCAGAATGCACAGTCGCAGAGAACGCAGGTGAGAACGCTTCACCTGTCAGGACGGTTGCTGTAGAATCATACAAGCACAATTCCCCACACTGCTTCAGTCTGGAGTTCAAACCAGATCCACATCTGACAGTCCTGCTCACTAAG GATGAAAAAGCCTTGTGTCGGTATCACCTGTTGCTGGTCAGTGTTGCACTGCTCGTTATCTGCGTCCTCATGAGTCTCTGTGGAAGTTTCTCTTCACATTCACCACATTCTTACCAGGGGAATGATCTTCAAAAG GAATTGCTGCTGAGCCCATGA
- the zgc:158398 gene encoding insulin-like growth factor-binding protein 3 receptor isoform X1 gives MGKWRPVSNLRDRVSRHPPVVVFFLSLLILSITFVCVGLYSQNHDIKNPDISVDWNGVLGSIAGFKFCTHLNDTDAPLEEDSPRMVEHADRTNVSTSTAHVSLQVPLVFIGDIPDDTVISATMLGSQLGMKGAAAKASVNISLLLHTDVPDNQTPAGTKARQPLTCLHFTALTHVLPQTPSPPECTVAENAGENASPVRTVAVESYKHNSPHCFSLEFKPDPHLTVLLTKDEKALCRYHLLLVSVALLVICVLMSLCGSFSSHSPHSYQGNDLQKVVPWIYTAELTNVL, from the exons ATGGGTAAGTGGAGGCCTGTGTCTAACCTGAGAGATCGGGTATCTCGACACCCTCCAGTGGTTGTGTTCTTCCTCAGTCTTCTGATCCTCTCCATAACGTTCGTCTGCGTTGGACTTTACTCTCAGAATCACGACATCAAGAACCCTGACATAAGTGTG GACTGGAACGGGGTTCTGGGCTCTATCGCGGGTTTTAAGTTCTGCACACATCTGAACGACACGGATGCACCGCTGGAGGAAGACTCTCCCCGTATGGTGGAGCATGCAGATAGGACAAATGTTTCCACGAGCACTGCTCATGTTTCTTTACAGGTGCCGCTGGTGTTTATAGGGGACATCCCAGATGATACTGTCATTAGTGCAACAATGCTGGGCAGCCAGCTGGGCATGAaag GGGCTGCAGCGAAAGCATCCGTGAACATATCTCTGCTCCTCCACACGGATGTTCCCGACAATCAAACTCCTGCCGGGACGAAGGCCAGACAACCGCTGACCTGTCTTCATTTCACTGCCCTGACCCACGTTCTCCCTCAAACTCC GTCACCTCCAGAATGCACAGTCGCAGAGAACGCAGGTGAGAACGCTTCACCTGTCAGGACGGTTGCTGTAGAATCATACAAGCACAATTCCCCACACTGCTTCAGTCTGGAGTTCAAACCAGATCCACATCTGACAGTCCTGCTCACTAAG GATGAAAAAGCCTTGTGTCGGTATCACCTGTTGCTGGTCAGTGTTGCACTGCTCGTTATCTGCGTCCTCATGAGTCTCTGTGGAAGTTTCTCTTCACATTCACCACATTCTTACCAGGGGAATGATCTTCAAAAGGTAGTACCGTGGATTTACACTGCAGAGCTTACCAATGTCCTCTAA